A portion of the Apteryx mantelli isolate bAptMan1 chromosome 29, bAptMan1.hap1, whole genome shotgun sequence genome contains these proteins:
- the LOC136994470 gene encoding oxaloacetate tautomerase FAHD2A, mitochondrial-like: MQALACGARPAIRHPPRGCRAMRLVQFRRVPDAEPRLGLEEEEGSDVVDLSACEPGLPRTMRAFLEMGDTGLAAARRAQESGRHRVPRAEVTLLAPVTGPDKVICVGLNYKDHCREQGVKIPQEPVIFSKFPSAIAGPFDDIAHPAESGEVDWEVELAFVIGKKGKRIAEAAALDHVAGFTVANDVSARDWQMKRNGRQWLLGKTFDTFCPLGPALVTKDAVADFDNLGLRCSVNGEVVQSGNTSQLVFKVPQLVAWVSRFVTLLPGDVFLTGTPPGVGVFRKPPMFLKRGDVVQCDIEELGTIRNKVV, encoded by the exons ATGCAGGCGCTGGCCTGCGGCGCCCGTCCGGCCATCCGGCACCCGCCGCGAGGCTGCCGCGCCATGCGGCTGGTGCAGTTCCGGCGGGTGCCGGACGCCGAGCCCCGCCTGggcctggaggaagaggagggaagcgACGTGGTGGACCTGAGCGCCTGcgagccggggctgccccgcaccaTGCGCGCCTTCCTGGAGATGGGTGACACCGGGCTGGCCGCGGCCCGCAG GGCGCAGGAATCGGGCAGGCACCGGGTGCCGCGCGCCGAGGTGACGCTCCTGGCTCCTGTCACGGGCCCGGATAAGGTGATCTGCGTAGGGCTCAACTACAAGGATCACTGCCGGGAGCAGGGCGTCAAGATCCCGCAGGAACCCGTCATCTTCAGCAAGTTCCCCAGCGCCATCGCCGGCCCCTTCGACGACATCGCGCACCCGGCCGAGAGCGGC GAGGTCGACTGGGAGGTGGAGCTGGCCTTCGTCATCGGGAAGAAGGGCAAGCGCatcgcggaggcggcggcgctggATCACGTCGCCGGCTTCACCGTCGCCAACGACGTCAGCGCCCGCGACTGGCAGATGAAGAGGAACGGGCGGCAGTGGCTGCTGGGGAAAACCTTCGACACCTTCTGTCCCCTGGGCCCGGCCCTGGTCACCAAGGACGCGGTGGCAG ACTTCGACAACCTCGGCCTCCGCTGCAGCGTCAACGGGGAGGTGGTGCAGAGCGGCAACACGAGCCAGCTCGTCTTCAAAGTGCCGCAGCTCGTCGCCTGGGTGTCGAG GTTCGTCACGCTGCTCCCCGGCGATGTCTTCCTCACGGGAACGCCGCCCGGCGTGGGGGTTTTCCGGAAACCACCCATGTTTCTCAAG AGAGGAGATGTGGTGCAGTGCGACATCGAGGAGCTGGGAACCATCCGGAACAAGGTGGTGTGA
- the LOC106493807 gene encoding glycerol-3-phosphate acyltransferase 2, mitochondrial → PEPAYVDALQRFLAEDGGFACANRSLALSSLRTFKELGVLKEVTSPAGPLLHLGEPFRSGENRQKLEAFIRQFAEP, encoded by the exons ccagagccagcctaTGTGGACGCGCTGCAGCGGTTCTTGGCCGAGGACGGTGGTTTCG cGTGTGCCAACAGGAGCCTGGCCCTGAGCTCTCTGCGGACCTTCAAGGAGCTGGGG GTGCTGAAGGAGGTGacgagccccgcggggcccctcctGCACCTCGGTGAGCCTTTCCGCTCCGGGGAAAACCGGCAGAAGCTGGAAGCTTTCATCCGGCAGTTCGCGGAGCCGTGA